In Populus alba chromosome 1, ASM523922v2, whole genome shotgun sequence, a single window of DNA contains:
- the LOC118063531 gene encoding glutamate receptor 2.7-like, with the protein MGSLPHAFSLFALILLLTSGTGADQSTKTQAIFKGSTGIGAIVDTSSRIGKEEIVAMEVAKEDFYGFGNLTFLLINDSQKDTIHAALEAKDLIDTRQVQAIIGPQTWEEVSLVAEIARETQVPILSFADTAPEWATGRWPSLLQASPDKRAQMKAVAAIVQSWNWHQVIVIYEDTDSSARGVIPHLHDALREVNSQVSQFVAFSPSASSDSMSKELENIKSKQYCRVFVVHLSFKLAVRLFEMAKKMEMMQKDYVWITTDPITSLVHSFNASVISSMQGILGVRSYFPKMGRHFETFNQRFSTRFSRKYPREEKKEPGIYAVQAYDAMRTIALGLNKTGSKRGGKELLENILDADFPGLSGKVKFKNQNVAAAEIFEIVNVIGTGYNEIGYWSNGLGFSENIHENSRYDLSMIDLGQVYWPGGPRSTPRGWTALTSAKRLRIGVPSFSGYKEYVKVEGTNFSGFSIEVFKTTAASMPIFPPYEFHDFSGTYDELVEQIHLKKFDAVVGDVEIVSSRYEYAEFTNPYTETGLVLVVPARSSSKAWSFVKPFTPTMWILISVITVYNGFVVWWIERKHCEELQGSITTQIGIMIWLSFNTLFSLNGPKLHSNLSRMSGVVWLFVALIIIQTYTANLTSMLTVQRLEPTIPSVEELLNSNAKVGYCTGSYMERYLAEVLKFKSQNLLHFRSAANYAKGFEDKNISAAFLGTPYAKIFLAKYCNSFIQIGPTYKIGGFGFAFPRGSPLLASVNEALLKISENGTLQELEKTWITPQKCPEMQSESSSLGPSGFRVLFFITGGTTTIAFVIYVCRSNLVRHKNIRGIISAVVLKRWFSLSRHFTRRVANAEIPTNGFPETPVPLA; encoded by the exons ATGGGTAGTTTGCCTCACGCCTTCTCGCTGTTCGCTCTAATTTTGCTCTTGACATCCGGTACAGGAGCCGATCAAAGCACCAAGACACAGGCTATTTTCAAAGGAAGTACTGGAATAGGAGCTATTGTGGATACAAGTTCCCGTATTGGCAAAGAAGAAATAGTTGCGATGGAAGTTGCAAAGGAGGATTTCTATGGCTTCGGAAATCTAACATTTTTGCTTATAAACGACTCTCAAAAGGATACCATCCATGCAGCTCTTGAAG CTAAGGATCTTATCGACACACGACAAGTACAAGCCATTATAGGACCACAGACATGGGAAGAGGTGTCATTAGTTGCTGAGATTGCCAGAGAAACACAGGTTCCAATTCTTTCTTTTGCTGACACAGCTCCAGAATGGGCGACTGGACGATGGCCTTCTCTACTTCAAGCTTCACCTGATAAGCGTGCTCAAATGAAAGCTGTAGCTGCTATTGTGCAATCGTGGAACTGGCATCAGGTCATTGTGATATATGAAGATACAGATTCTTCAGCAAGGGGAGTCATACCACATCTACATGATGCCCTTAGAGAAGTTAATTCACAAGTAAGCCAATTTGTAGCCTTCTCTCCTTCTGCTTCTTCTGATTCAATGTCCAAAGAGCTTGAGAATATCAAAAGCAAGCAGTACTGTAGAGTCTTTGTTGTTCATTTGTCCTTCAAATTGGCTGTGCGGTTATTTGAAATGGCAAAGAAAATGGAAATGATGCAAAAGGACTATGTATGGATCACAACAGATCCCATTACAAGCCTTGTCCATTCCTTCAATGCCTCTGTAATATCCTCAATGCAAGGAATTCTAGGAGTCCGGAGTTACTTCCCTAAAATGGGACGGCATTTCGAGACTTTTAATCAAAGATTTAGTACACGTTTTAGCAGAAAATATCCccgagaagaaaagaaagagccTGGGATTTACGCCGTGCAAGCGTATGATGCTATGAGGACAATAGCTCTTGGATTAAATAAGACCGGAAGTAAAAGGGGAGGGAAAGAGCTGTTGGAAAACATTTTGGACGCAGACTTTCCTGGTTTATCAGGTAAAGTTAAATTCAAAAACCAGAATGTTGCTGCAGCAGAAATATTTGAGATCGTGAATGTAATAGGAACGGGTTACAATGAAATCGGGTATTGGTCCAATGGATTGGGATTCTCGGAGAACATCCATGAAAATTCTAGGTATGACTTGTCGATGATTGATTTGGGGCAAGTGTATTGGCCAGGGGGGCCTAGGTCTACTCCAAGAGGATGGACTGCACTGACAAGTGCTAAGCGATTGCGAATCGGAGTGCCTTCCTTTTCAGGCTACAAAGAATATGTGAAAGTGGAAGGAACGAATTTCTCTGGTTTTTCAATCGAGGTCTTCAAAACAACTGCAGCAAGCATGCCAATCTTTCCGCCATACGAGTTCCATGACTTCAGTGGAACTTACGACGAACTTGTAGAGCAAATTCATCTAAAG AAATTTGACGCAGTAGTTGGTGATGTGGAAATAGTTTCAAGCAGATACGAATATGCCGAATTCACCAATCCATATACGGAAACAGGATTGGTGTTGGTCGTCCCGGCTCGTTCGAGCAGTAAAGCATGGTCCTTCGTTAAACCATTCACCCCAACCATGTGGATTTTAATCTCAGTGATTACAGTCTACAATGGTTTTGTTGTTTGGTGGATAGAGCGAAAGCATTGTGAGGAACTACAAGGCTCCATCACAACTCAAATTGGGATCATGATTTGGTTATCCTTCAACACTCTTTTCTCCTTGAATG GGCCAAAGCTTCATAGCAATCTATCAAGGATGTCAGGGGTGGTGTGGCTGTTTGTGGCTCTAATCATCATCCAGACGTACACAGCCAACCTCACAAGCATGCTAACTGTACAGAGGCTTGAACCCACTATACCAAGCGTTGAAGAACTATTAAATAGCAATGCAAAGGTTGGATATTGTACAGGTTCCTATATGGAAAGATATTTGGCggaagttttaaaattcaagagcCAAAACTTGCTGCATTTTCGGTCAGCAGCAAATTATGCTAAAGGCTTCGAGGACAAGAATATCTCCGCTGCCTTTCTTGGAACTCCCTATGCCAAGATATTCCTTGCAAAATACTGCAATAGCTTCATCCAAATTGGACCAACGTACAAAATTGGAGGGTTTGGATTT GCGTTTCCGCGTGGATCTCCATTACTTGCTAGCGTGAATGAGGCTCTACTGAAAATATCAGAAAATGGAACGCTACAAGAACTAGAGAAGACATGGATTACGCCACAAAAATGCCCGGAGATGCAGAGTGAAAGTTCCAGCCTTGGTCCCAGTGGCTTCCGAGTACTTTTCTTCATAACTGGAGGCACAACAACAATTGCCTTCGTCATATACGTTTGTCGCTCTAATTTGGTGAGGCATAAAAACATACGGGGAATTATCTCAGCTGTAGTACTGAAACGTTGGTTCTCTCTGAGTAGGCACTTCACTAGAAGAGTAGCCAACGCAGAAATTCCTACAAATGGTTTTCCAGAGACTCCAGTCCCGCTGGCTTGA